The Streptomyces sp. NBC_00459 DNA segment TGTGGCTGTGCACAAGGCAGTTGGGCGGCGCGGGCGGAGGCGACGACACCTACCGGGCCGCCGAGATCCGAGCCTGGGCCGAACGCCGACTCGCCGCCGCCCTTGCGACCTGGCAGGACGGCAAAGGCTTCGGATTCGGACCGGGTACGGCGGGTCCGGGCCCGGAACCCGGCCTGCAGGGAACGGAGATGTGGCTGGCCATCGTCTGGCTGCTGGCAGATCTGGTGGGGCGGTCGGACAGCCTCGGGTATCGGCCACGTGGGGTGCATCGCCCCGAACCGGGCGACGGAACACGGCACTTGCACATGCCTTGACCGGGGTCGGTTCCGGCGGCGCGGCTCCCGGAGTCGCCGGCACCGACTGCCACAAGCGACTCCGCGTTCGAACATCTCCACGTACCGCCCATCCGAAGGCCGGTGAGGTTCTCTTGCCCATCGAAGGAAGTACGCGCCGCGACTAGGCCGTTTCTGATGGCTCTTGGTGGGCTGGGTGGATCTCGGGGTCGACCGGGCAGGACGTTCGTATGGTGCGGCGACATGAGCTCACGGACGTGCAGTGGCAGCGGATCGAGCCTCTTCTGCCCGACAACGGCAGACCGGGCGGGCAGTGGGCGGATCACCGCAGGGTGATCAACGGGGTGCTGTTCCGGGCCCGGACCGGGGTGCCCTGGCCGGACCTGCCGGAACGGTACGGTCCCTGGCAGACCGTCTATGAACGGCATCGCCGCTGGTCGGCCGACGGCACCTGGCGGGCCATCCTCCAGGAGCTGCAGATCGAGGCGGATGCCGGTGACCCGGACGCGGCGCTCGCCCGCGAGGAGTCCCGGCAGGAGTGGGCGGTGAACATCGACTCGACCTCCTGCCGGGCGCATCAGCACGCGGCCGGAGCGCCCCGCAAGCTCCCGGCCGACCACCCGCAAAAGGGGGCGGGACGCGTGAGGAGGCCGATGGGCGTGAGGCGTTGGGGCGCTCGCGGGGCGGGCTGACCAGCAAAGTCCATCTGCTCTCCGACGACCGGGCCCGCCCCCTGCACTGGCTGACCTCGCCCGGGCAGCGCGGTGACAGCCCGATGTTCGCCCCGGTCCTGGACGGCTTACGCATCCGGCGCCGTGGACCGGGCCGCCCGCGCAGCCGGCCGGACCGGGTGCGCGGTGACAAGGCGTACTCCAGCCGCGACAACCGCGCCTACCTGCGACGGCGCGGCATCAAAGCCACCATCGCGCAGCCCGACGACCAGCGGGCCCACCGCAGGAACCGCGGACGCTCCGGCGGCCGGCCCCCGGCCTTCGACAAGACCCAGTACCGCCGCCGCAACGCGGTCGAACGGTGCATCAACAAGTGGAAGCAGTTCCGCGCGGTGGCTACCCGGTACGACAAACGCGACTACATCTTCAACGGCACCCTCACCGTCACCGCGATCGTCATCTGGCTCCGCGACACCGTCCAAGAGCCATCAGAAACGACCTAGGTCGGTGGCGAGTGCGCAGCGGAGGACTCAGGCGTGCTCGACAGTGAGTCCCCTCCCCCGCGTTCCGGTCGCATGCCTGGTAGGGCATACCGGCTGAGGTCGGGGGTGTCGGGCTTGCCCCGCCCCGCTGTCAGCACCAGGATCTCGTCCTCGGCGCTCCAGACGCGCTGTTGGGACTTGTCGGGGCACAGCCGCACGGTGTCGTGGGGGCGGTACGCGTGCGGGTCGTGGGGGCGGTAGCCGATCGCGCACTCGTCGCGTTCCCATGCCGCCGCGACCACGGTGGCGAAAGAGGTTTCCCGGCCGGCCAGTACGTAGTGGTCGGCTGTGCGCAGAGCGAGTGCGCCACCGCGCACGGCGAAGATTTCCTCGAACACGGCGGCCAGGTCGGGGTTGTGCACGATCTGCGCCATCAGCAGGGCGGTGAGCTCTCCCCGAAGGACGATGTCGGACGCGCGGCCGACCGGGGCGATCCTCCGGCTGCGGTGGTCGCTCATCTCGGCCACCACGGGCAGTACCCGGTGTGTTGTCTCCTCCCACGAGCGCAGGGTCAGCATGCTCAGCAGCGTCCGGTCGTCGGACCGCTCGGGACATGTCTCCTGGTCCGCTCCGAGGGCGATGACGCTGTCGTAGACGCTGAGGTCGAGCCCGCTGAGGGTCTCGGGATCGGCCGGGTCACCGGTTCGGTGCACGACGCGCAGCGGCGAGGGGTCTTCACGGCCCGGGGTCCCGTTCTGTGGGGAGCCGGTGTCCGTGGCGGCGACCACGTCGAGGACGGCGCCCGGCAGGGCGGTCCGGCGCAGCATGTCCACGATCAACGGGGCGCGGCGGTTCCATCCCAGGAGAAGCAGCCGTGAGGGAGATTCGGGCCGTGGGCGGGGTGGTGCCATGGCAGTGGTGTCGACCTGTGCGCGGGAGTCGGTGAGCGGGACGGGGCGGTCGTCGTAGGCGACGGTCACCAGCCGGTCCCCCGGTTCCAGCACGGTCCGCGGCGCCGGAGTGAGCAGCGGAGAGTTGTCCGCCCGCAGGATTCCCACAACGCAGGACGTCTCAAGGCGCAACGCCACCTCCTCGAAGGTCAGTCCCACTGCCTCCGGGATGTCGCTCACATGGAACTCCGCTCCGGAGAAGTCCAGGAGGTCGCGCAGTACCGACGACATCCCCGAGTGCGCGGCGGACTGGAGAAGCAGCCGTGCGGTGGTCCGGTCGGTCTCCAGGACGGTGCCGTGCGGTCCGGCCGCGAGCCGCGCGGCCGGCACGTAGCGTCCGTCGCGTACGGCGGCCACCACGCGCGGGCCGTTCTCGGCGTGGAGCAGGGTGCGCAGTGCCAGCAGGGTCCGTACGACCGTCAGGTCGCCGTCGGTGTCCTCGGCGGGCAGTACCGTCACCGTCCGGGCCGTGCCCGGCGTGACCAGGGCCAGGGCGTCGGGGTCGGTCGGTGATCCGGTGCGGCATTCCAGGCGGACGCCCTCGGTGACTCCCAGGGCGGCGGTGAGGGCTGATTCCATGGTGGCCGGGTCCCGGTCCGCGAGGATGCTGATCACATGTCGAACGCCGGCGGGGCGTGCGGCGATCAGCTCACCGACCAGGGGGAAGATCTGATCGGACCAGCCGAGCACCACGGTGTGGTCCTGTTCCAGGATCCGGGAGCGGCCCCGTCTCAGTTCCGTGAGCCGGTCCCCCAGGCTGGTGGTGACGACTCCGACGACTGTCGAAACGCACAGCAGAGCGATCAGACCGAGCAGGACGGACAGCACCATGCGTACGGGCGCACCGGTCGCTGCGCCGAGGCGCAGGGTTTCCGCGCTGGTGCGCCACACCTGGGTGAGCCGGCCGGACAGGGAATGCGGGGCGTCGGGGTCCGTCCACACCAGCAGGGCGCTGACGGGTACGACGATCGCCAGGCAGCACAGGGCGAGCCAGCCGAGCAGTGCTCCGGTGCTGCGGGCCAGTGTCCTGTCGAACAGGTAACGCGTCCGGTGGTGCAACGGAGTTCGTTCCTGTCGCCGTTCCACGTCTCCCCCTGATCTCCGCACCGCCTCCGGAGATCGAAGCGTGCCGGTCCCGCCGTCCGCGACACGCCGTTCCACCGGGACCTTCACTCTTTCGGGCAGACGCACGGACTGAAACCTGGGCGGGGCGGGCTGGCTCCACGGGGGGCACAGTCAACGCGGCACTCACCTCGCCGGTATCCCCCGATGCCCGAAGACCGTGCCGCCATCGCCGAGTTCAGCGCCCTGCCGACAGACGTCCACCACATGAGTTCACCGGCC contains these protein-coding regions:
- a CDS encoding CASTOR/POLLUX-related putative ion channel, whose amino-acid sequence is MHHRTRYLFDRTLARSTGALLGWLALCCLAIVVPVSALLVWTDPDAPHSLSGRLTQVWRTSAETLRLGAATGAPVRMVLSVLLGLIALLCVSTVVGVVTTSLGDRLTELRRGRSRILEQDHTVVLGWSDQIFPLVGELIAARPAGVRHVISILADRDPATMESALTAALGVTEGVRLECRTGSPTDPDALALVTPGTARTVTVLPAEDTDGDLTVVRTLLALRTLLHAENGPRVVAAVRDGRYVPAARLAAGPHGTVLETDRTTARLLLQSAAHSGMSSVLRDLLDFSGAEFHVSDIPEAVGLTFEEVALRLETSCVVGILRADNSPLLTPAPRTVLEPGDRLVTVAYDDRPVPLTDSRAQVDTTAMAPPRPRPESPSRLLLLGWNRRAPLIVDMLRRTALPGAVLDVVAATDTGSPQNGTPGREDPSPLRVVHRTGDPADPETLSGLDLSVYDSVIALGADQETCPERSDDRTLLSMLTLRSWEETTHRVLPVVAEMSDHRSRRIAPVGRASDIVLRGELTALLMAQIVHNPDLAAVFEEIFAVRGGALALRTADHYVLAGRETSFATVVAAAWERDECAIGYRPHDPHAYRPHDTVRLCPDKSQQRVWSAEDEILVLTAGRGKPDTPDLSRYALPGMRPERGGGDSLSSTPESSAAHSPPT
- a CDS encoding IS5 family transposase (programmed frameshift), translated to MVRRHELTDVQWQRIEPLLPDNGRPGGQWADHRRVINGVLFRARTGVPWPDLPERYGPWQTVYERHRRWSADGTWRAILQELQIEADAGDPDAALAREESRQEWAVNIDSTSCRAHQHAAGAPRKLPADHPQKGAGRVRRPMGEALGRSRGGLTSKVHLLSDDRARPLHWLTSPGQRGDSPMFAPVLDGLRIRRRGPGRPRSRPDRVRGDKAYSSRDNRAYLRRRGIKATIAQPDDQRAHRRNRGRSGGRPPAFDKTQYRRRNAVERCINKWKQFRAVATRYDKRDYIFNGTLTVTAIVIWLRDTVQEPSETT